One Paracidovorax avenae ATCC 19860 genomic region harbors:
- the lptF gene encoding LPS export ABC transporter permease LptF, translating into MLFDSSIRKELARSFGATLVVLVTVVMTMMLIRTLGQASRGSVNPSDVMLVMGFTVLGQLPTILTLSLFVAVVGALARMYRESEMVIWFASGRGMLHLLPPLLRFAWPVILAIATLALLIWPWANQQIQELKVQYEQRSDVDRIAPGEFQESANGARVFFIDRETPDNQQATNVFIASSEHGRETVTSARSARLETQGSQRMALLSDGQRLETTLDKPGLKVSEFTEYGTRVGGAASSSSDDAAVKTRSTAQLFASSDPVFRAELGWRFGLALAALNFVVLGLAVASANPRAARSTSLVFALFAFVVYYNLMTFGQNWVGAGRLSLGAFMVALHGGTLALAMLLLVARHNRWSPRLPSLRARRPA; encoded by the coding sequence ATGTTATTCGATTCATCCATTCGCAAGGAACTGGCCCGCAGCTTCGGAGCGACGCTGGTGGTGCTGGTCACCGTGGTCATGACCATGATGCTGATCCGCACGCTCGGCCAGGCGTCGCGCGGCAGCGTGAACCCCTCGGACGTGATGCTCGTCATGGGCTTCACCGTGCTCGGCCAGTTGCCCACCATCCTCACCCTCAGCCTGTTCGTGGCCGTGGTCGGCGCCCTGGCGCGCATGTACCGCGAAAGCGAGATGGTCATCTGGTTCGCGAGCGGGCGCGGCATGCTGCACCTGCTGCCGCCGCTGCTGCGCTTCGCCTGGCCGGTGATCCTGGCGATCGCCACGCTGGCGCTGCTGATCTGGCCCTGGGCCAACCAGCAGATCCAGGAGCTCAAGGTGCAGTACGAGCAGCGCAGCGACGTCGACCGCATCGCCCCGGGCGAGTTCCAGGAGTCGGCCAACGGCGCCCGCGTGTTCTTCATCGACCGCGAGACGCCTGACAACCAGCAGGCCACCAACGTGTTCATCGCCTCCAGCGAGCACGGCCGCGAGACCGTCACCTCGGCCCGCAGCGCGCGCCTGGAAACGCAGGGCAGCCAGCGCATGGCCCTGCTGAGCGACGGGCAGCGCCTGGAGACCACGCTGGACAAGCCGGGGCTGAAGGTGAGCGAGTTCACCGAGTACGGCACGCGGGTCGGCGGCGCCGCCAGCAGCTCCAGCGACGACGCCGCGGTGAAGACCCGCAGCACGGCGCAGCTGTTCGCCTCCAGCGACCCGGTGTTCCGCGCCGAACTCGGATGGCGCTTCGGCCTGGCGTTGGCCGCGCTCAACTTCGTGGTACTGGGGCTGGCCGTGGCCAGCGCCAACCCGCGCGCCGCGCGCAGCACCAGCCTGGTGTTCGCGCTCTTCGCCTTCGTGGTCTATTACAACCTCATGACCTTCGGACAGAACTGGGTGGGGGCGGGCCGCCTGAGCCTGGGCGCCTTCATGGTCGCGCTGCACGGCGGCACGCTGGCGCTGGCGATGCTGCTGCTCGTGGCACGCCACAACCGGTGGTCGCCGCGGCTGCCGTCCCTGCGCGCGCGGAGGCCTGCATGA